From a region of the Solea senegalensis isolate Sse05_10M unplaced genomic scaffold, IFAPA_SoseM_1 scf7180000016521, whole genome shotgun sequence genome:
- the LOC122763165 gene encoding barrier-to-autointegration factor-like, which translates to MSTTSQKHRDFVGEPMGDKSVMALSGIGGILGKKLEEQGFDKAYVVLGQFLLLKKDTEMFTDWLKDVSGANSRQAGSCAQCLKEWCDAFL; encoded by the exons atGTCGACCACGTCTCAGAAACATCGCGACTTTGTCGGTGAGCCGATGGGCGACAAGTCGGTGATGGCGCTGTCGGGAATCGGAGGGATTCTGGGAAAAAAGCTGGAGGAGCAGGGTTTTGATAAG GCGTACGTGGTGCTGGGTCAGTTCCTGCTGCtgaagaaagacacagagatgtTCACTGATTGGCTCAAAGACGTGAGCGGAGCAAACAGTCGTCAGGCAGGATCCTGCGCTCAGTGCCTGAAGGAGTGGTGCGATGCTTTCCTTTGA
- the pygb gene encoding glycogen phosphorylase, brain form: MAAPLSDLEKRKQISVRGIAGVADVAEIKRTFNRHLHFTLVKDRNVATPRDYYFALAHTVRDHLVGRWIRTQQYYYETDPKRVYYLSLEFYMGRALQNTMINLGLQNTCDEAIYQLGLDLEELEDIEEDAGLGNGGLGRLAACFLDSMATLGLAANGYGIRYEFGIFNQKISNGWQVEEADDWLRYGNPWEKARPEYMLPVHFYGQVDTTETGVKWLDTQVVLAMPYDTPVPGYRNNTVNTMRLWSAKAPNDFKLHNFNTGGYIEAVLDRNLAENISRVLYPNDNFFEGKELRLKQEYFLVAASLQDIIRRFKSSKFGCRDPVRTSFDTFPDKVAIQLNDTHPALAIPELMRILVDVEKVDWDKAWDITCRTCAYTNHTVLPEALERWTVPMFEQLLPRHLLIIYEINQRHLDRIRSIFPGDSERLRRMSLIEESSPKRINMAHLCVVGSHAVNGVARIHSDIVKNTVFKDFYEVDPQKFQNKTNGVTPRRWLLLCNRGLADVITERIGDGFLGDLQQLKKILQFVDDDSFIRGVAKVKQENKLKFASYLQKETQQRVNPESMFDVQVKRIHEYKRQVLNVLHVITLYNRLKLEPDTEFVPRTVMIGGKAAPGYHVAKLIIKLITSVGHVINNDPAVDDKLKVIYLENYRVSLAEKVVPAADLSEQISTAGTEASGTGNMKMMMNGALTIGTMDGATVEMVDEAGEDNVFIFGLRVEDVQDMDRKGYNARVFYERLPDLKLAVDQIQNGFFSPTEPGLFRDLVHMLMNHDRFKVFADFESYVRCQQRVSDLYKDPKEWTRKVIRNIAASGKFSSDRTIAQYASEIWGVEPSGVKIPPPNEPPLEVSK, from the exons ATGGCGGCTCCGCTGAGTGACCTGGAGAAGCGAAAGCAGATCAGTGTTCGCGGCATCGCCGGCGTCGCAGACGTCGCTGAGATCAAGCGGACTTTTAACCGACACCTGCACTTCACGCTGGTGAAGGACAGAAACGTAGCGACGCCTCGGGACTACTACTTCGCCCTGGCCCACACCGTCCGGGACCATCTGGTGGGCCGCTGGATCCGGACCCAGCAGTACTACTACGAGACAGACCCAAAG AGGGTTTATTATCTGTCTCTGGAGTTCTACATGGGTCGAGCGCTGCAGAACACCATGATCAACCTGGGCCTGCAGAACACCTGCGACGAGGCCATTTACCAG ttgggtCTGgacctggaggagctggaggacatTGAGGAGGACGCTGGTCTCGGTAATGGAGGTCTGGGACGACTGGCAG CCTGTTTCTTAGACTCCATGGCGACGCTCGGTCTCGCGGCGAATGGCTACGGGATCCGCTACGAGTTTGGCATCTTCAACCAGAAGATTAGCAATGGCTGGCAG GTGGAGGAAGCAGATGATTGGCTGAGGTATGGAAACCCCTGGGAGAAGGCGCGGCCTGAGTACATGCTGCCCGTTCACTTCTACGGTCAGGTGGACACGACGGAGACGGGAGTGAAGTGGTTGGACACACAG GTGGTGTTGGCGATGCCCTATGACACACCTGTACCTGGTTACCGTAACAACACGGTGAACACGATGAGGCTGTGGTCAGCGAAAGCGCCTAATGATTTCAAACTGCACAACT TTAATACAGGAGGTTACATTGAAGCTGTTCTGGACAGGAACCTGGCAGAGAACATCTCCAGAGTCCTCTACCCCAACGACAAC TTCTTTGAGGGGAAGGAGCTGCGTCTGAAGCAGGAGTACTTCCTGGTGGCAGCGTCCCTGCAGGACATCATCCGCAGGTTCAAGTCGTCCAAGTTTGGCTGCAGAGACCCGGTGAGGACGTCCTTCGACACATTCCCCGACAAG GTGGCGATCCAGCTGAACGACACCCACCCGGCCCTCGCCATCCCCGAGCTGATGAGGATCCTGGTGGACGTAGAGAAGGTGGACTGGGACAAG gCGTGGGACATCACATGTCGTACATGTGCTTACACAAACCACACGGTTCTTCCTGAGGCTCTGGAGAGATGGACTGTTCCCATGTTTGAACAACTGCTGCCGAGACATCTGCTCATCATCTATGAGATCAACCAGAGACACCTGGAC aGAATCCGGTCCATATTTCCCGGGGACAGCGAGCGTCTCCGCCGCATGTCTCTGATCGAGGAGAGTTCCCCAAAGAGGATCAACATGGCTCATCTGTGCGTGGTCGGATCACACGCCGTCAACGGTGTCGCTCGGATTCACTCTGACATTGTCAAGAACAcagt GTTCAAAGACTTTTATGAAGTTGATCCTCAGaagtttcagaataaaacaaacgGTGTAACTCCTCGACGCTGGCTGCTGCTCTGTAACCGTGGCCTCGCTGATGTCATCACCGAG AGAATCGGGGACGGTTTCCTTGGcgacctgcagcagctgaagaAGATCCTTCAGTTTGTGGATGACGACTCTTTCATCAGAGGTGTGGCCAAAGTCAAACAG GAGAACAAACTCAAGTTCGCCTCCTACCTGCAGAAGGAGACGCAGCAGCGTGTGAATCCTGAATCCATGTTTGACGTCCAGGTGAAGAGGATCCACGAGTACAAGAGACAAGTGCTCAACGTCCTGCACGTCATCACGCTCTACAACC gaCTGAAACTGGAGCCTGACACGGAGTTTGTTCCCAGGACAGTGATGATCGGAGGCAAG GCGGCGCCAGGTTACCATGTGGCAAAGCTGATCATTAAACTGATCACTTCAGTGGGTCATGTGATCAATAATGATCCTGCAGTGGACGACAAACTCAAAGTGATTTACCTGGAAAACTACAGAGTGTCTCTGGCTGAGAAAG TTGTCCCGGCCGCTGACCTGTCAGAGCAGATCTCCACAGCAGGGACAGAAGCTTCTGgaacaggaaacatgaagatgatgatgaacgGAGCTTTGACCATCGGGACGATGGACGGAGCCACAGTGGAGATGGTGGACGAAGCCGGAGAGGACAACGTCTTCATCTTTGGCCTGAGGGTGGAGGACGTGCAGGACATGGACAGGAAGGG ATATAACGCCAGAGTGTTCTACGAGCGTCTGCCGGACCTGAAACTGGCGGTGGATCAGATCCAGAACGGCTTCTTCAGTCCCACAGAACCAGGACTCTTCAGAGACCTGGTCCACATGTTGATGAACCACGACAg GTTTAAGGTTTTCGCAGACTTTGAGTCGTACGTGCGGTGTCAGCAGCGAGTCAGTGACCTCTACAAG GATCCTAAAGAGTGGACGAGGAAGGTGATCCGAAACATCGCGGCGTCGGGAAAGTTCTCCAGCGACCGAACCATCGCTCAGTACGCCTCTGAGATCTGGGGAGTGGAACCGTCCGGCGTGAAGATCCCGCCGCCCAACGAGCCGCCGCTCGAAGTTAGTAAGTGA